In a genomic window of Seriola aureovittata isolate HTS-2021-v1 ecotype China chromosome 11, ASM2101889v1, whole genome shotgun sequence:
- the si:dkey-4e7.3 gene encoding inosine-uridine preferring nucleoside hydrolase isoform X2: MAVIVRRVAATSYTISSSVGRLLSDDHRWSKSVRGKASARNYSSSVSHSVTGSMMSKKLLADVDCGVDDAQAIMLALAAPNVELLGITCVHGNTTVENVCKNTLRVLQACNKLEIPVFKGAAKPILGKRIDAGHFHGQDGLGDAPDPNAPALDLIQKEDAVSAMIRIVNENPGEISLVATAPLTNLALAVMIDPSLPSKLRGLYIMGGNTESRGNTTVCGEFNFAADAEAAYIVLNDYQCPIYLICWEFTCYSKLSWEFCDAWLAQDTDKARFMARIFRHSIEASQSERLQKEFVAGTGFVSCDSYAMAAAVDDSFIVESDQYPVSVELTGTHTRGMMVVDTVDLLKKTHKAFIVKKVDMEMFKQMMMAALK; encoded by the exons ATGGCGGTGATTGTGCGACGAGTAGCAGCAACATCTTACActatcagcagctctgtggggaG GTTGCTCTCAGATGACCATCGTTGGTCCAAGTCTGTCAGAGGAAAAGCATCAGCCCGCAACTACAGTTCATCCGTGTCACACTCAGTTACTG GGTCCATGATGAGTAAAAAGCTGCTGGCAGATGTAGACTGCGGGGTGGACGATGCTCAGGCCATCATGTTGGCGCTGGCCGCCCCAAACGTGGAGCTCCTGGGTATCACTTGTGTGCATGGAAACACCACAGTGGAGAATGTGTGTAAGAACACACTGCGCGTTCTGCAAGCCTGTAATAAACTcgag ATTCCAGTGTTTAAAGGTGCTGCTAAGCCTATCCTTGGGAAAAGGATTGATGCGGGACACTTTCATGGGCAGGACGGGCTGGGAGACGCTCCTGACCCCAACGCTCCTGCTCTGGACCTGATTCAGAAGGAGGACGCTGTGTCTGCTATGATCAGGATTGTCAATGAAAACCCCGGAGAG ATATCTCTGGTTGCCACGGCACCCCTCACCAACCTGGCTCTAGCTGTGATGATTGATCCATCTCTACCAAGCAAACTGCGAGGGCTCTACATCATGGGAGGCAACACTGAAT CTCGAGGAAACACCACAGTGTGTGGTGAATTCAAttttgctgctgatgctgaagCTGCTTACATTGTACTGAATGACTACCAGTGTCCCATCTACTTGATTTGCTGGGAGTTTACCTGCTACAGCAAGCTGTCCTGG GAGTTTTGTGACGCCTGGTTGGCACAAGACACAGATAAAGCTCGCTTCATGGCACGGATCTTCCGTCACAGCATCGAGGCGTCACAAAGCGAGCGCCTCCAGAAAGAGTTTGTTGCTGGCACAGGTTTTGTTTCCTGTGACTCGTACGCCATGGCAGCCGCCGTAGACGACTCATTCATCGTAGAAAGCGACCAGTATCCAGTCAGCGTAGAGCTGACGGGCACACACACCAGAGGCATGATGGTAGTAGATACTGTAGACTTACTGAAGAAGACTCACAAGGCTTTCATCGTTAAGAAGGTGGATATGGAGATGTTCAAGCAGATGATGATGGCTGCTTTGAAATGA
- the si:dkey-4e7.3 gene encoding inosine-uridine preferring nucleoside hydrolase isoform X1 — MQFVVSKIITGGVGALHSSSSARVCARVHGGDCATSSSNILHYQQLCGEVRLLSDDHRWSKSVRGKASARNYSSSVSHSVTGSMMSKKLLADVDCGVDDAQAIMLALAAPNVELLGITCVHGNTTVENVCKNTLRVLQACNKLEIPVFKGAAKPILGKRIDAGHFHGQDGLGDAPDPNAPALDLIQKEDAVSAMIRIVNENPGEISLVATAPLTNLALAVMIDPSLPSKLRGLYIMGGNTESRGNTTVCGEFNFAADAEAAYIVLNDYQCPIYLICWEFTCYSKLSWEFCDAWLAQDTDKARFMARIFRHSIEASQSERLQKEFVAGTGFVSCDSYAMAAAVDDSFIVESDQYPVSVELTGTHTRGMMVVDTVDLLKKTHKAFIVKKVDMEMFKQMMMAALK; from the exons ATGCAGTTTGTAGTCAGCAAAATAATCACGGGCGGAGTGGGAGCTCTTCACTCATCATCCTCCGCCCGCGTCTGCGCTCGTGTACATGGCGGTGATTGTGCGACGAGTAGCAGCAACATCTTACActatcagcagctctgtggggaGGTGAG GTTGCTCTCAGATGACCATCGTTGGTCCAAGTCTGTCAGAGGAAAAGCATCAGCCCGCAACTACAGTTCATCCGTGTCACACTCAGTTACTG GGTCCATGATGAGTAAAAAGCTGCTGGCAGATGTAGACTGCGGGGTGGACGATGCTCAGGCCATCATGTTGGCGCTGGCCGCCCCAAACGTGGAGCTCCTGGGTATCACTTGTGTGCATGGAAACACCACAGTGGAGAATGTGTGTAAGAACACACTGCGCGTTCTGCAAGCCTGTAATAAACTcgag ATTCCAGTGTTTAAAGGTGCTGCTAAGCCTATCCTTGGGAAAAGGATTGATGCGGGACACTTTCATGGGCAGGACGGGCTGGGAGACGCTCCTGACCCCAACGCTCCTGCTCTGGACCTGATTCAGAAGGAGGACGCTGTGTCTGCTATGATCAGGATTGTCAATGAAAACCCCGGAGAG ATATCTCTGGTTGCCACGGCACCCCTCACCAACCTGGCTCTAGCTGTGATGATTGATCCATCTCTACCAAGCAAACTGCGAGGGCTCTACATCATGGGAGGCAACACTGAAT CTCGAGGAAACACCACAGTGTGTGGTGAATTCAAttttgctgctgatgctgaagCTGCTTACATTGTACTGAATGACTACCAGTGTCCCATCTACTTGATTTGCTGGGAGTTTACCTGCTACAGCAAGCTGTCCTGG GAGTTTTGTGACGCCTGGTTGGCACAAGACACAGATAAAGCTCGCTTCATGGCACGGATCTTCCGTCACAGCATCGAGGCGTCACAAAGCGAGCGCCTCCAGAAAGAGTTTGTTGCTGGCACAGGTTTTGTTTCCTGTGACTCGTACGCCATGGCAGCCGCCGTAGACGACTCATTCATCGTAGAAAGCGACCAGTATCCAGTCAGCGTAGAGCTGACGGGCACACACACCAGAGGCATGATGGTAGTAGATACTGTAGACTTACTGAAGAAGACTCACAAGGCTTTCATCGTTAAGAAGGTGGATATGGAGATGTTCAAGCAGATGATGATGGCTGCTTTGAAATGA
- the si:dkey-4e7.3 gene encoding inosine-uridine preferring nucleoside hydrolase isoform X3, which translates to MMSKKLLADVDCGVDDAQAIMLALAAPNVELLGITCVHGNTTVENVCKNTLRVLQACNKLEIPVFKGAAKPILGKRIDAGHFHGQDGLGDAPDPNAPALDLIQKEDAVSAMIRIVNENPGEISLVATAPLTNLALAVMIDPSLPSKLRGLYIMGGNTESRGNTTVCGEFNFAADAEAAYIVLNDYQCPIYLICWEFTCYSKLSWEFCDAWLAQDTDKARFMARIFRHSIEASQSERLQKEFVAGTGFVSCDSYAMAAAVDDSFIVESDQYPVSVELTGTHTRGMMVVDTVDLLKKTHKAFIVKKVDMEMFKQMMMAALK; encoded by the exons ATGATGAGTAAAAAGCTGCTGGCAGATGTAGACTGCGGGGTGGACGATGCTCAGGCCATCATGTTGGCGCTGGCCGCCCCAAACGTGGAGCTCCTGGGTATCACTTGTGTGCATGGAAACACCACAGTGGAGAATGTGTGTAAGAACACACTGCGCGTTCTGCAAGCCTGTAATAAACTcgag ATTCCAGTGTTTAAAGGTGCTGCTAAGCCTATCCTTGGGAAAAGGATTGATGCGGGACACTTTCATGGGCAGGACGGGCTGGGAGACGCTCCTGACCCCAACGCTCCTGCTCTGGACCTGATTCAGAAGGAGGACGCTGTGTCTGCTATGATCAGGATTGTCAATGAAAACCCCGGAGAG ATATCTCTGGTTGCCACGGCACCCCTCACCAACCTGGCTCTAGCTGTGATGATTGATCCATCTCTACCAAGCAAACTGCGAGGGCTCTACATCATGGGAGGCAACACTGAAT CTCGAGGAAACACCACAGTGTGTGGTGAATTCAAttttgctgctgatgctgaagCTGCTTACATTGTACTGAATGACTACCAGTGTCCCATCTACTTGATTTGCTGGGAGTTTACCTGCTACAGCAAGCTGTCCTGG GAGTTTTGTGACGCCTGGTTGGCACAAGACACAGATAAAGCTCGCTTCATGGCACGGATCTTCCGTCACAGCATCGAGGCGTCACAAAGCGAGCGCCTCCAGAAAGAGTTTGTTGCTGGCACAGGTTTTGTTTCCTGTGACTCGTACGCCATGGCAGCCGCCGTAGACGACTCATTCATCGTAGAAAGCGACCAGTATCCAGTCAGCGTAGAGCTGACGGGCACACACACCAGAGGCATGATGGTAGTAGATACTGTAGACTTACTGAAGAAGACTCACAAGGCTTTCATCGTTAAGAAGGTGGATATGGAGATGTTCAAGCAGATGATGATGGCTGCTTTGAAATGA